Proteins encoded in a region of the Loxodonta africana isolate mLoxAfr1 chromosome 22, mLoxAfr1.hap2, whole genome shotgun sequence genome:
- the LOC135228518 gene encoding olfactory receptor 4C11-like → MELNSTVTEFILLGLTQDILKEKLVFVIFLFLYLATLFANLFIVMTIRYSRMLGGPMYFFLFYLFFADACYSTTTVPRLILHAISKKVISYNERMAQIFAGHFFGCMEIFVLILMSFDLYVAICKPLRYTTIMSQRVCGALLNLAWDGLSLHGVVTSTKVIGRGCANNIIVAHQRIDQFCFKREPIPEQKEEPTTTQEGETCRRVLQVRPAGDGTAGFLAHRVRKLSAVGQRLRAREKPMPDPRIWDLSASRTA, encoded by the exons ATGGAGTTGAACAGCACTGTGACTGAGTTCATTCTGCTCGGGTTAACACAGGACATTCTGAAGGAGAAATTAGTGTTCGTGATCTTCTTGTTTCTCTACCTTGCAACTCTGTTCGCGAACTTATTTATTGTGATGACCATCAGATACAGCCGGATGTTAGGAggccccatgtacttcttccttttctacttgTTCTTTGCTGATGCCTGCTACTCAACAACCACAGTTCCCAGGTTGATTTTACATGCTATATCTAAGAAAGTCATCTCCTACAATGAACGCATGGCTCAGATTTTTGCAGGTCATTTTTTTGGGTGCATGGAGATCTTTGTGCTCATACTCATGTCCTTTGATCtctatgtggccatttgcaaaCCCCTGAGATACACAACCATCATGAGTCAGCGTGTCTGTGGTGCATTGTTGAATCTGGCCTGG GATGGCCTTTCTCTCCATGGTGTTGTAACTTCCACCAAGGTGATTGGGCGGGGATGTGCAAATAacataattgtggcccaccagaggattgatcagttttgctttaaaagagagccaattccagagcagaaagaagagcccaccaccacacAGGAAGGAGAGACCTGCAGGAGAGTCCTGCAGGTGAGGCCTGCAGGAGATGGCACAGccggcttcctggcccacagagtgagaaagctgagtgctgttgggcagaggctgagggccagagaaaagcctatgcctgacccacgaatttgggacttgtcagcctccagaactgcatGA